A window from Drosophila subobscura isolate 14011-0131.10 chromosome O, UCBerk_Dsub_1.0, whole genome shotgun sequence encodes these proteins:
- the LOC117899004 gene encoding LOW QUALITY PROTEIN: uncharacterized protein LOC117899004 (The sequence of the model RefSeq protein was modified relative to this genomic sequence to represent the inferred CDS: inserted 2 bases in 1 codon; substituted 1 base at 1 genomic stop codon), whose amino-acid sequence MPCQDINVWGSGVLFELNKCQRRGETASKLSFVPHSPXTTTQLLYSICMSCQCGVRSDALKTQNINTLTPSFLSGCRKQTTQHRHTNTEPLGGGDGNGGGGKTPCWIIQLDAISRHNARYALPSLHSTANGKRHKAQGSSNSYDYDYDYDYDXSCVAATLVAHPADEVAIQSHKHVERGRKVSAKPRSRRCQ is encoded by the exons ATGCCGTGCCAGGACATCAATGTCTGGGGCTCTGGCGTGCTATTTGAATTGAACAAGTGTCAGCGTCGAGGGGAAACAGCGTCGAAGCTGTCGTTCGTGCCACactcccc caccaccactcaGTTGTTGTACAGCATTTGCATGTCCTGCCAGTGCGGAGTACGAAGCGACGCTCTCAAAACTCAAAATATTAACACTTTAACGCCAAGTTTTTTATCCGGCTGCCGGAAACAGACAacacaacacagacacacaaatactGAGCCCCttggcggcggcgacggcaacggcggcggcggcaaaaCGCCATGTTGGATTATTCAGCTCGACGCCATTTCGCGTCACAATGCGCGCTATGCGCTGCCATCATTGCACTCgacagcaaacggcaaacggcacaaggcacaaggcagcagcaacagctatgACTATGACTATGACTATGACTATGACTAGAGCTGTGTAGCTGCAACGTTAGTGGCCCACCCGGCGGATGAAGTTGCAATTCAAAGTCATAAACACGTGGAGCGTGGGCGCAAAGTCTCAGCTAAGCCGCGAAGCAGGCGCTGCCAGTGA